The following proteins are co-located in the Pseudomonas antarctica genome:
- a CDS encoding MazG-like family protein: MNLEHLTERLHRIRDDNQWKPFHSPKNLAMAASVEMSELVEIFQWLTEDQSRQLPADKLAHAGQEVGDIVLYLLLLCSELGLDMNEVVRAKLADSERRFAHE; this comes from the coding sequence ATGAACCTCGAACACCTCACCGAACGCCTGCACCGTATCCGCGATGACAATCAGTGGAAGCCGTTCCACAGCCCGAAAAACCTGGCCATGGCCGCCAGCGTGGAAATGTCCGAGCTGGTGGAAATCTTCCAGTGGCTGACCGAAGACCAATCGCGCCAACTGCCCGCAGACAAGCTCGCCCATGCCGGGCAGGAAGTCGGCGATATCGTGCTGTACCTGCTGTTGCTGTGCAGTGAGCTGGGCCTGGATATGAATGAAGTGGTACGCGCCAAACTGGCCGACAGCGAACGGCGGTTTGCCCATGAGTGA
- a CDS encoding MATE family efflux transporter: protein MKTLTLLTDWRDRPTHRRVWALAAPMILSNISVPLVALVDSMVIGHLPHAHQLGAVAVGASLYTFLAWAMGFLRMGSTGFAAQAAGRGDGAALRQVLLQGLLLALGLAMLLGTVGIPLSQLALEWMQPSPELNQLTRDFFHTRLFGLPAALASYALVGWFLGTQNARAPLAILLTTNLVNIALNLWFVLGLDWGVVGSARASVIAEWTGALLGLALTQKALRAYPGHIAWAALKRWQSWRPLLAVNRDIFIRSLALQSVFFMITVQGARLGDATVAANALLLNGLLLTAHALDGLAHAVEALCGHAIGAHDRQALRRSLVVACGWSLIASVGFALLFTFGGHLFIAMQTNIPSVRETADIYLPYLAVLPLIAVWSYLLDGLFIGATRAREMRNGMLLTVVILLPFAWVLQGYGNHGLWISFLLFMALRSLTLWAIAWRLNKRNAWLGEPTC from the coding sequence TTGAAAACACTCACGTTACTCACCGACTGGCGCGACCGCCCCACCCATCGCCGTGTCTGGGCCCTGGCCGCGCCGATGATTTTGTCGAACATCTCGGTGCCACTGGTAGCGCTGGTCGACAGCATGGTCATCGGCCACTTGCCACACGCCCACCAACTGGGCGCCGTGGCCGTTGGGGCCAGCCTCTATACCTTCCTCGCCTGGGCCATGGGTTTTCTGCGCATGGGCTCCACCGGGTTTGCCGCGCAAGCCGCCGGGCGTGGCGATGGTGCAGCGTTGCGGCAGGTCCTGCTGCAAGGTCTGCTGCTGGCGCTGGGCCTGGCGATGCTCTTGGGCACGGTGGGCATCCCGCTGAGCCAGTTGGCGCTGGAATGGATGCAGCCCTCCCCCGAGCTGAATCAACTGACCCGCGATTTTTTCCACACTCGCTTGTTCGGCCTGCCTGCCGCGCTGGCCAGCTATGCCTTGGTCGGCTGGTTCCTCGGCACCCAGAACGCCCGTGCACCGCTGGCGATTCTGCTGACCACCAACCTGGTCAATATCGCCCTGAACCTGTGGTTCGTTCTTGGCCTGGATTGGGGTGTGGTCGGTTCCGCGCGCGCCTCCGTCATTGCCGAATGGACCGGCGCCCTGCTTGGCCTGGCGCTCACGCAAAAAGCCCTGCGCGCCTACCCCGGGCATATCGCCTGGGCCGCACTCAAGCGGTGGCAAAGCTGGCGCCCGCTGCTGGCGGTGAACCGCGACATCTTCATCCGCAGCCTGGCCCTGCAATCGGTATTCTTCATGATCACGGTGCAAGGCGCCCGCCTGGGCGATGCCACCGTGGCGGCCAATGCGCTGCTGCTCAATGGCCTGTTGCTGACCGCCCATGCCCTGGACGGTTTGGCCCACGCAGTCGAGGCCCTGTGCGGGCACGCCATCGGCGCCCACGACCGGCAGGCGTTACGCCGTTCATTGGTGGTCGCCTGCGGTTGGTCATTGATCGCCAGTGTGGGCTTCGCGCTGCTGTTCACCTTTGGCGGCCACCTGTTTATCGCCATGCAAACCAACATCCCCAGCGTGCGCGAAACCGCCGATATCTACTTGCCTTATCTGGCGGTGCTGCCGCTGATTGCCGTGTGGAGTTACTTGCTGGACGGCCTGTTTATCGGCGCCACCCGCGCACGGGAAATGCGCAACGGTATGCTGCTGACAGTGGTGATTTTGCTACCGTTCGCGTGGGTATTGCAGGGCTACGGCAACCACGGCTTGTGGATAAGCTTTCTGCTGTTCATGGCCTTGCGCAGCCTCACGCTGTGGGCGATCGCTTGGCGATTGAACAAAAGAAACGCGTGGCTCGGCGAGCCGACCTGTTAG
- a CDS encoding DUF4136 domain-containing protein, with amino-acid sequence MLRRFAALAVVVLLGGCQTSQVNNDYDASRDFGAYRNWAWKDPALQYRPDDPRIKSDLTEQRIRQAVGEQLDQRGLRPAAAGTMADLKVQVYLIVEDRQQQVTTNYGGAWGGPWNGYWGAPMYNETRNITYKVATLQVDLLDGKDGKLVWRGSDEQMMSSTPNPQDRSNAIRTTVTKILSNYPPH; translated from the coding sequence ATGCTTCGTCGCTTCGCTGCACTTGCTGTTGTTGTACTGCTGGGGGGCTGCCAGACCAGTCAGGTCAACAACGACTATGACGCCAGCCGCGACTTCGGCGCCTATCGCAACTGGGCCTGGAAAGACCCGGCCCTGCAATATCGACCGGATGACCCGCGCATCAAGAGTGACCTCACTGAGCAACGCATCCGCCAGGCTGTGGGCGAACAACTCGACCAACGCGGCCTGCGTCCCGCTGCGGCAGGCACCATGGCCGACCTGAAGGTGCAGGTTTACCTGATCGTCGAAGACCGCCAGCAACAAGTCACCACCAATTACGGTGGAGCATGGGGCGGCCCGTGGAACGGTTACTGGGGCGCGCCGATGTACAACGAAACGCGCAACATCACCTACAAGGTTGCAACCCTGCAGGTCGACCTGTTGGACGGCAAGGATGGCAAGCTGGTGTGGCGTGGCAGCGACGAGCAGATGATGAGCAGCACGCCGAACCCGCAGGACCGCAGCAATGCCATCCGCACCACGGTGACCAAGATCCTTTCCAATTACCCACCGCACTGA
- a CDS encoding NUDIX hydrolase — MDATQNEAAHRAASDAELICWVDEQDNLLGHLVRSDLRERGLIGRCTFIFLFNSAGELCVHRRTLSKALYPGFWDTAAGGMVAAGECYADSAARELEEELGVGGVELVEHDHFYFEDGASRLWCKSYSAVWDGPLRLQPEEVMEARFLPLEMVLQEAEQKPYCPDAQEGLRRYLASRR; from the coding sequence ATGGACGCTACTCAAAATGAGGCCGCGCACCGCGCGGCCTCTGATGCTGAGCTGATTTGTTGGGTCGACGAACAGGACAACCTGCTCGGCCATCTCGTCAGGTCTGACCTTCGTGAGCGCGGCCTGATTGGCCGTTGCACTTTTATCTTCCTGTTCAATTCGGCCGGCGAACTGTGTGTGCATCGCCGTACCTTGAGTAAAGCCCTGTACCCCGGTTTTTGGGACACGGCCGCGGGCGGAATGGTCGCGGCAGGCGAGTGTTACGCCGATTCGGCGGCCCGTGAGTTGGAAGAAGAGCTCGGGGTTGGCGGCGTGGAATTGGTCGAACATGACCATTTCTACTTCGAGGATGGCGCCAGCCGGCTCTGGTGTAAATCCTATTCGGCGGTCTGGGATGGCCCATTACGCCTGCAGCCCGAAGAAGTCATGGAAGCACGGTTTTTACCCCTTGAAATGGTTCTGCAGGAAGCTGAACAAAAGCCTTACTGCCCGGACGCTCAAGAGGGCTTGCGGCGCTATCTGGCCTCGCGTCGCTAA
- a CDS encoding DUF2333 family protein, with the protein MSKALLSVLALYLLVTGGLGWYWSEEPALFPVQQNAQLAAEKEGKQMVIGYTTVETLKTVVGTLLNKPGGYISNDRFPPGLWMDNMPSWEYGVLVQVRDLTRALRKDFARSQSQSAEDADLAKAEPRFNFDNKSWVLPSSESEYQEGINSLSRYEARLSDPNQRGALFYARADNLNNWLGDVATRLGSLSQRLSASVGRVKLNTALKTEALAPGEVPQVDEEVVETPWMQIDNVFYEARGQAWALSHLLRAIEVDFADVLAKKNATVSVRQIIRELEASQEPVWSPMILNGSGFGILANHSLVMANYISRANAAVIDLRQLLNQG; encoded by the coding sequence ATGAGCAAAGCGTTGCTCAGCGTGCTGGCCTTGTACCTGTTGGTCACCGGTGGCCTGGGTTGGTACTGGAGCGAAGAGCCGGCGCTGTTTCCGGTCCAGCAAAACGCCCAGCTTGCCGCCGAGAAGGAAGGCAAGCAGATGGTAATTGGCTACACCACCGTCGAAACCCTCAAGACTGTGGTCGGCACGTTGCTGAACAAGCCCGGTGGCTATATTTCCAACGACCGTTTCCCGCCCGGCCTGTGGATGGACAACATGCCCAGCTGGGAATACGGCGTGCTGGTGCAGGTGCGTGACTTGACCCGTGCCCTGCGTAAAGACTTCGCCCGTTCCCAGTCGCAATCGGCTGAAGACGCCGATTTGGCCAAGGCCGAGCCACGCTTTAACTTTGACAATAAGAGCTGGGTGTTGCCATCGAGCGAGTCGGAGTACCAGGAAGGCATCAATTCCCTGAGCCGCTACGAAGCGCGTCTGTCCGACCCTAACCAGAGGGGCGCGCTGTTCTATGCGCGTGCCGACAACCTGAACAACTGGCTGGGCGATGTCGCCACTCGTTTGGGTTCATTGTCGCAACGCCTGTCGGCCAGTGTCGGTCGGGTCAAGCTGAACACGGCACTGAAAACCGAAGCCCTGGCGCCGGGTGAAGTACCGCAGGTCGATGAAGAAGTGGTGGAAACCCCATGGATGCAGATCGACAACGTGTTCTACGAGGCCCGTGGCCAGGCGTGGGCTTTGTCTCACTTGCTGCGCGCCATTGAAGTCGATTTTGCCGACGTGCTGGCCAAGAAAAATGCCACCGTCAGCGTGCGTCAGATCATTCGTGAGCTGGAGGCCTCGCAGGAGCCGGTTTGGAGCCCTATGATTCTCAACGGCAGTGGCTTTGGCATTCTCGCCAACCACTCGCTGGTCATGGCCAACTATATTTCCCGGGCAAACGCTGCAGTGATCGACTTGCGTCAGCTCCTCAACCAAGGGTGA
- a CDS encoding alpha/beta hydrolase gives MSSKLLQAFTLAVAAFLAACSPIKVLNALTPSNTFTKTASIAYGTDPRQKLDIYRPVAAAPNAPVVVFFYGGSWNSGSKDDYGFVGEALASRGIVVVIADYRLYPQVRYPTFLQDGAQAVAWTRQHIAEYGADPTQFYLMGHSSGAYNASMLALDGRWLKAVGLSPSMLKGWIGLAGPYDFLPIDNRDVRPVFFFPNSPPDSQPINHVSHGAPPSLLIASASDTLVNPTRNTGGLAKKLRDAGVPVEEFYFTKTNHATLVASIAKPLRWLAPVLDRVTAFIQSTPGQ, from the coding sequence ATGTCGAGCAAACTCTTGCAAGCGTTCACCCTGGCAGTCGCCGCATTCCTCGCGGCATGCTCCCCGATCAAAGTGCTCAACGCACTGACGCCCTCCAACACCTTCACCAAAACCGCATCCATCGCCTACGGCACTGATCCGCGCCAAAAACTCGATATCTACCGTCCTGTCGCGGCCGCACCCAATGCGCCCGTCGTGGTGTTTTTTTACGGCGGCAGCTGGAACAGCGGCTCCAAGGACGATTACGGTTTCGTCGGCGAGGCACTGGCCTCACGCGGCATCGTTGTCGTGATCGCCGACTATCGGCTCTACCCCCAAGTGCGTTACCCCACCTTTCTTCAAGACGGCGCCCAAGCGGTGGCCTGGACACGTCAACACATCGCCGAATACGGCGCCGACCCCACGCAGTTCTACCTGATGGGCCACAGCTCCGGTGCCTACAACGCCTCGATGCTGGCACTGGATGGGCGCTGGTTGAAAGCCGTGGGATTGTCGCCCTCGATGCTCAAGGGTTGGATCGGCCTGGCCGGGCCCTATGACTTCCTGCCGATTGATAACCGCGATGTGCGCCCGGTGTTCTTCTTCCCGAATTCCCCACCTGATTCCCAGCCGATCAACCACGTCAGCCATGGCGCGCCGCCGAGCCTGTTGATTGCCTCTGCGAGCGACACGCTGGTCAACCCCACGCGCAACACGGGCGGGCTGGCGAAAAAGTTGCGCGACGCGGGGGTGCCGGTCGAGGAGTTTTACTTCACCAAGACCAACCATGCGACGCTGGTGGCGTCCATTGCCAAGCCCTTGCGCTGGCTGGCGCCGGTGCTTGATCGGGTCACGGCGTTTATCCAGTCCACTCCGGGCCAGTGA
- a CDS encoding DUF4136 domain-containing protein, producing the protein MRRLCLILLSLGLGACSSPNPYVAASAPMPPAPAQAANTFDASAYPAPVRDYGAYRSWAWLNGQLPAGSAWADSAQIAEAVSGALDQRGLRPLHDNRAPDLLVSADVRLEKRLRQVQDDYGYGYGGYNRYGNGYGMYNSVPVVRTYEVTVAVARISLFDARTRQPVWSTSAETTSQGSLSERADALREAMQKAMTAYPPS; encoded by the coding sequence ATGCGTCGTCTCTGTTTGATCCTGTTGTCCCTGGGTTTGGGAGCATGTTCCAGCCCGAATCCTTACGTGGCCGCCTCGGCCCCGATGCCGCCGGCTCCGGCACAGGCGGCCAACACCTTTGATGCCAGCGCCTACCCGGCGCCGGTGCGCGACTATGGCGCCTACCGCAGTTGGGCCTGGCTTAACGGCCAACTGCCGGCGGGTTCGGCGTGGGCCGACTCGGCGCAAATTGCCGAGGCGGTCAGCGGCGCCCTTGACCAGCGCGGCTTGCGCCCCTTGCATGACAACCGTGCGCCCGACCTGCTGGTAAGCGCCGATGTGCGCCTGGAAAAGCGCCTGCGCCAGGTCCAGGACGACTATGGCTATGGTTACGGTGGCTATAACCGCTATGGCAACGGTTACGGCATGTACAACTCGGTGCCGGTGGTGCGCACCTATGAAGTGACGGTGGCGGTGGCGCGTATCAGCCTGTTCGATGCCCGCACCCGCCAGCCGGTCTGGAGCACCAGCGCCGAAACGACCAGCCAGGGCAGCTTGAGCGAACGCGCGGATGCACTGCGCGAGGCAATGCAGAAGGCAATGACTGCCTACCCACCCAGTTAG
- a CDS encoding methyltransferase, which yields MSDRHFDQLATRFAEKIYGGAKGAIRLAVLQADLTEALPDRPLRVLDIGAGLGHMSLWLAERGHQVTLAEPAEPMLQGARQRFADAGQTATFIHAPWQDLLGQLTEPYDLVLCHAVLEWLAEPHAILPVLHQLTVPGGWLSLAFYNRDALIYRNLLKGHFRKMRKNDMAGEKQSLTPQQPLDPRELAAQLEGLWQVESQSGVRVFHDYMPVEFQARADLQDLLEMELAHRRHPSFAGLGRYLHWICRPV from the coding sequence ATGAGTGATCGTCATTTCGACCAGTTGGCCACGCGCTTCGCCGAGAAAATCTACGGGGGCGCCAAAGGGGCGATTCGCCTGGCGGTGCTCCAGGCCGACCTGACCGAAGCGTTGCCGGACCGCCCGTTGCGCGTGCTGGATATCGGCGCTGGCCTGGGGCATATGTCGTTGTGGCTGGCCGAACGCGGCCATCAGGTCACACTGGCCGAGCCCGCCGAGCCGATGCTTCAAGGCGCGCGCCAGCGTTTTGCGGATGCGGGGCAGACGGCGACGTTTATTCACGCGCCCTGGCAGGACCTGCTCGGCCAACTCACCGAACCTTACGACCTGGTGCTGTGCCATGCGGTGCTGGAATGGTTGGCCGAACCCCATGCGATACTGCCGGTGCTGCACCAACTCACGGTGCCCGGCGGCTGGTTGTCGCTGGCGTTCTACAACCGTGATGCGCTGATTTACCGCAACCTGCTCAAAGGCCACTTCCGCAAAATGCGCAAGAACGACATGGCCGGCGAAAAGCAGAGCCTTACGCCGCAACAACCCCTCGACCCACGGGAATTGGCGGCGCAACTCGAAGGGCTATGGCAGGTCGAAAGCCAAAGTGGCGTGCGGGTGTTCCACGACTATATGCCGGTGGAATTCCAGGCCCGCGCCGATTTACAGGATTTGTTGGAGATGGAACTCGCTCACCGTCGTCACCCAAGCTTTGCCGGGCTTGGGCGTTATTTGCACTGGATATGCCGTCCGGTTTAG
- a CDS encoding response regulator, with amino-acid sequence MTESEDPSRERLKQHFAQRVIHQARQILEIWQRLQRSEWSNADLSELSEANLRLLRFAERFEQPEHGQLARHIGESLKVVDENRGRLSSQVITELNRLMQRLSRTGLRQGDQLEQTFLPPMRKPIYVMLADHDRAERLAKQLEFFGMSAQSLDSVAAFRASLAERLPSAIVMDVDFCGAGLGLKLAAEAQEGLEQKLPLLFFSLHETDTPTRLAAVRAGGQEFLTGTLEASSLLEKIEVLTCVAQYEPYKVLIIDDSRAQALHTERLLNSAGIVTRTLIEPIQAMAELADFQPDLIILDMYMPACTGTELAKVIRHNDRYVSVPIIYLSAEDDLDKQLDAMSEGGDDFLTKPIKPRHLITTVRNRAARARNLKARMVRDSLTGLYNHTHILQLLEDCSFRARRENKPLSFAMLDIDHFKRVNDSHGHPMGDRVIKSLALFLKQRLRKTDYIGRYGGEEFAIVMPDTDLESACKVLDEIRGRFAEIHYPAQPQDLWCTFSAGLVELCDDSDSLMMAAQADEALYRAKGAGRNRVQAARTSKQSATFSPEFTESVITL; translated from the coding sequence ATGACCGAGTCAGAAGACCCCAGCCGTGAGCGTCTCAAGCAGCACTTTGCCCAGCGGGTAATTCATCAGGCACGTCAAATTCTTGAGATCTGGCAACGCCTGCAGCGAAGTGAATGGTCAAACGCAGATTTGTCCGAACTCAGCGAAGCGAACCTGCGCCTGCTGCGTTTTGCCGAACGCTTCGAACAGCCGGAACACGGCCAGCTCGCGCGGCACATTGGCGAGTCCCTCAAGGTCGTGGACGAGAATCGCGGCCGCCTCAGCAGCCAGGTGATCACCGAACTCAACCGCCTGATGCAGCGCCTGTCCCGCACCGGCCTGCGCCAGGGCGACCAGCTGGAGCAAACGTTCCTGCCGCCGATGCGCAAGCCGATCTACGTCATGCTGGCTGATCACGACCGCGCCGAGCGCCTGGCCAAGCAACTGGAATTCTTCGGCATGAGCGCCCAGTCCCTCGACAGCGTGGCGGCGTTCCGTGCGTCCCTGGCCGAGCGCCTGCCTTCGGCGATTGTGATGGATGTGGATTTCTGCGGTGCCGGCCTGGGCCTCAAGCTCGCGGCCGAAGCCCAGGAAGGTCTGGAGCAAAAGCTGCCGCTGTTGTTCTTCAGCCTGCACGAAACCGACACCCCGACGCGCCTGGCCGCCGTGCGGGCGGGCGGCCAGGAATTCCTCACCGGCACGCTGGAAGCCTCCAGCCTGCTGGAAAAGATCGAAGTGCTGACCTGCGTCGCGCAGTACGAGCCTTATAAAGTGCTGATCATCGATGACTCACGCGCCCAGGCGTTGCACACCGAGCGCCTGCTCAACAGCGCCGGCATCGTTACGCGCACCCTGATCGAGCCGATCCAGGCCATGGCCGAGCTGGCGGACTTCCAACCGGACCTGATCATCCTCGACATGTACATGCCCGCCTGTACCGGTACCGAACTGGCCAAGGTGATTCGCCACAACGACCGTTATGTCAGCGTGCCCATCATCTACCTGTCGGCCGAAGATGACCTGGACAAGCAGTTGGACGCCATGAGCGAAGGCGGCGATGACTTCCTCACCAAGCCGATCAAGCCGCGCCACCTGATCACCACCGTACGCAACCGCGCCGCCCGCGCGCGCAATCTCAAGGCGCGGATGGTGCGTGACAGCCTGACCGGGCTGTACAACCATACCCACATCCTGCAATTGCTCGAAGACTGCAGCTTTCGCGCACGCCGCGAGAACAAGCCGCTGAGCTTTGCCATGCTCGATATTGACCATTTCAAACGGGTCAATGACAGCCACGGCCACCCCATGGGCGACCGCGTCATCAAAAGCCTGGCGCTGTTTCTCAAGCAACGCCTGCGCAAGACCGACTACATCGGCCGCTACGGCGGTGAAGAATTCGCCATCGTGATGCCCGACACCGACCTGGAATCGGCCTGCAAGGTGCTGGATGAAATCCGTGGGCGCTTTGCCGAAATTCACTACCCCGCCCAACCCCAGGACTTGTGGTGTACCTTCAGTGCCGGGCTGGTGGAGCTGTGCGACGACTCCGACAGCCTGATGATGGCCGCTCAGGCAGACGAGGCGCTGTACCGCGCCAAGGGCGCGGGACGTAACCGTGTACAAGCCGCACGCACGTCAAAGCAAAGTGCCACCTTTTCACCTGAATTCACTGAATCCGTCATAACCCTGTAA
- the speA gene encoding arginine decarboxylase has protein sequence MSVRRTRKDDGSQWTVADSRSVYGIRHWGAGYFAINDAGRVEVRPNGPNSTPVDLYEQVDELRKSGLSLPLLVRFPDILQDRVRQLTGAFDSNIERLEYQSKYTALYPIKVNQQEAVIENIIATQDVSIGLEAGSKPELLAVLALAPKGGTIVCNGYKDREFIRLALMGQKLGHNVFIVIEKESEVGLVIEEAANLKVKPQVGLRVRLSSLASSKWADTGGEKSKFGLSAAQLLSVVERFRAAGLDQGIRLLHFHMGSQIANLADYQHGFKEAIRYYGELRNLGLPVDHIDVGGGLGVDYDGTHSRNASSINYDMDDYAGVVVGMLKEFCDAQSLPHPNIFSESGRSLTAHHAMLVVQVTDVEKHNDDVPEIENKESLPETVQWLVDLLGPTDIEMVTETYWRATHYMSDVATQYADGKLTLAEKALAEQCYFAVCRRLHNSLKARQRSHRQVLDELNDKLADKYICNFSVFQSLPDTWAIGQVLPILPLHRLDEEPLRRAVLQDLTCDSDGKIKQYVDEQSIETSLPVHALNEGEDYLLGIFLVGAYQEILGDMHNLFGDTDSVNIYQREDGSVYSAGIETHDTIEDMLRYVHLSPEELMTHYRDKCASAKISASERTQFLDALRLGLTRSSYLSS, from the coding sequence ATGTCCGTACGACGCACACGCAAAGACGATGGCAGCCAATGGACAGTTGCGGACAGCCGCAGTGTTTACGGGATTCGCCATTGGGGGGCCGGGTATTTCGCGATCAATGATGCCGGTCGCGTTGAAGTCCGTCCGAACGGCCCGAACAGCACGCCCGTCGATCTGTACGAGCAAGTCGACGAGCTGCGCAAAAGCGGTTTGTCCTTGCCGCTGCTGGTGCGTTTTCCCGATATCCTGCAAGACCGTGTACGCCAACTGACCGGCGCTTTCGATTCCAACATCGAACGCCTGGAATACCAGAGCAAGTACACCGCGCTGTACCCGATCAAAGTGAACCAGCAGGAAGCGGTGATCGAGAACATCATCGCCACCCAGGACGTTTCCATCGGCCTGGAAGCTGGTTCCAAGCCTGAGCTGCTGGCCGTGCTGGCCCTGGCACCCAAGGGCGGCACCATCGTCTGCAACGGTTACAAAGACCGTGAGTTCATCCGCCTGGCGCTGATGGGCCAGAAGCTGGGCCATAACGTCTTCATCGTGATCGAGAAAGAATCCGAAGTTGGCCTGGTGATCGAAGAAGCCGCCAACCTCAAGGTCAAGCCGCAGGTTGGCTTGCGCGTGCGTTTGTCGTCGCTGGCGTCGAGCAAATGGGCGGACACGGGTGGCGAGAAGTCCAAGTTTGGTTTGTCGGCGGCGCAGTTGCTGTCGGTGGTCGAGCGCTTCCGCGCGGCTGGCCTCGATCAAGGCATTCGCCTGCTGCACTTCCACATGGGCTCGCAGATTGCCAACCTGGCCGACTACCAGCACGGGTTCAAGGAAGCCATTCGTTATTACGGCGAACTGCGTAACCTCGGCCTGCCGGTGGACCACATCGACGTCGGCGGCGGCCTGGGCGTGGACTACGACGGTACCCACTCGCGTAACGCCAGCTCGATCAACTACGACATGGACGACTACGCCGGTGTGGTCGTGGGCATGCTCAAGGAATTCTGCGACGCGCAGAGCCTGCCGCACCCGAACATTTTCTCCGAAAGCGGTCGCTCCCTGACCGCCCACCACGCCATGCTGGTGGTGCAAGTCACTGACGTCGAAAAACACAACGACGACGTGCCGGAAATCGAAAACAAGGAAAGCCTGCCGGAAACCGTGCAATGGCTGGTGGACCTGCTGGGCCCGACCGACATCGAGATGGTCACCGAAACCTACTGGCGCGCCACTCACTACATGAGCGACGTAGCCACCCAGTACGCCGACGGCAAACTGACCCTCGCGGAAAAAGCCCTCGCCGAGCAGTGCTACTTTGCCGTGTGCCGTCGCCTGCACAACTCGTTGAAAGCCCGTCAGCGCTCGCACCGCCAAGTGCTGGACGAACTCAATGACAAGCTGGCCGACAAGTACATCTGCAACTTCTCGGTATTCCAGAGCTTGCCGGACACCTGGGCCATCGGCCAGGTCCTGCCGATTCTGCCGCTGCACCGCCTCGACGAAGAGCCGCTGCGCCGCGCCGTGCTGCAAGACCTGACCTGCGACTCCGACGGCAAGATCAAGCAATACGTCGACGAGCAGAGCATCGAGACCAGCCTGCCGGTGCACGCCTTGAATGAAGGTGAAGACTACTTGCTGGGCATCTTCCTGGTGGGCGCTTACCAGGAAATCCTCGGTGACATGCACAACCTGTTCGGTGATACCGATTCGGTGAACATCTACCAGCGCGAAGACGGTTCGGTGTACAGCGCCGGTATCGAGACCCACGACACCATCGAAGACATGCTGCGCTATGTGCACTTGTCGCCGGAGGAGTTGATGACGCATTACCGCGACAAGTGCGCGAGCGCGAAGATCAGTGCCAGTGAGCGCACGCAGTTCCTGGATGCGTTGCGTCTCGGTTTGACCCGCTCTTCGTACCTGTCCTCGTAA
- a CDS encoding translation initiation factor Sui1, which produces MAKKAASFAALGGLVFSTDAGRHCPDCRQPVDSCTCKQTLIPEGDGIARVRRENKGRGGKTVTTITGVPLAEEALKELATTLKKRCGTGGALKDGVIEIQGDHVELLLAELIKLGYKAKKSGG; this is translated from the coding sequence GTGGCCAAAAAAGCCGCATCCTTCGCCGCCCTTGGTGGCTTGGTATTTTCCACCGACGCAGGTCGACACTGCCCGGACTGTCGCCAGCCCGTGGATTCGTGTACCTGCAAACAGACCCTGATCCCTGAAGGCGACGGCATTGCCCGCGTTAGACGCGAGAACAAAGGCCGTGGCGGCAAGACGGTGACCACCATCACCGGTGTGCCCCTGGCCGAAGAAGCCCTGAAGGAACTCGCCACCACGCTGAAAAAGCGCTGTGGCACGGGTGGCGCCCTGAAAGACGGCGTCATCGAGATTCAGGGCGATCACGTCGAGTTGCTGTTGGCCGAGCTGATCAAGCTCGGTTACAAGGCGAAGAAATCCGGCGGCTAG